The DNA segment CTGAATATACCATTTCTTCCCCATGCCCTCCTCAGCCACCTTCAGTTGCTTGCTCTTAAAaaggttgctgttgtttttaaaaggttcttttctgttctgtgattttttttttaatcagtcttCTAATGTAACTGTTTGCTGTGAGGTCTGTAGTCTGTTATATCACTACTGCTTTTTGTTAAAATAGTGTAGAAAAACCTCGAGTGCTAACTCCTTCCCGTTCCAGGGGAGCTCAGGCACAATAGCCAGGTGCCCCAGGGTACTCAGCTCCCCCTGGCTCTGAGGATGAGAAGTCAGGCTGTGTGGGCCTTGTAGGCTCTTTTGCCTCTTGGGGCCCCTAATTTTTCTGAGTTCTGGCTCATCTTTCCTCCTTAGTGGGGGCCCTGCAGTCATTGAGAGAAAAGGTGATAAGTAAAAAGGCAGCCAGAGGTGAATGCCAAAGAGACAGTGCAGTGTAATAGGAATCCAAACGGAGAATGTGGGAAACTTGGTACTGAGGAGATGGAACACCCACTCGAGTCCTAGAACACACCTATCTGGCCAGAAGTTTCCTAGAATCTCCCTGGTATCTTCTGTTCTGGGCCAGGGCTGGCCACCTGACTGTGTGCGGCTGGAGAAtgcccatctcccctctcccaaaAGGAGTTTTAAGGGTCATTATACCTAACAAGAAGGGGtctgagtgctggctgctcttttcTTGGCCCttcattcaattcccagcacccgtgtgTGATGgctgacaaccacctgtaatcccagctccaggggatctgacagttTCTTCTGCACTCCACGAGCTCCTATACTCACACGCACGaagtcacacacagacatataataaaaatataacatttaaacTTAAGAACATAGCTGGGTGtcatagcacatgcctttagtcccagcactcgggaggcagaggcaggctgatctcttgagttcaaggctagcctggtctaccaagtgagttccaggacagtcaggtatacacagagaaaccctgtcttaaagaacaaaaacaaaaaagttaacaaacaaatatatatgtatgtgtgtgtatgtgtatttacaaGAAGAGGGTGTGAGTGTGTACGCACGTGCACAGGTGCCCAGGGTGTGGCACTGGTTCCAAATAATTATTGCAAAATAATTCTGTCCCTTTCTCTTCCACCATCCCAATCTGTGTTTTGGAAGATGGATTGGTAATCCCATTGGTGGAGCTGTCAGCAAAGCAGGTGGCATTTCACATCCCATTTGAAGTGGTAGAGAAAGTTTATCCTCCAGTGCCAGAACAACTCCAACTCCGAATTGCTTTTTGGAGCTTCCCTGAGAATGAAGAGGACATTCGGTGAGTCCAAGTACTGATAATGGGCATGGAGTTCTAAGATCTCACACTGGCTGCTGGGCTTTCTGCAGAACAAAAGAGATACTGTAGTTGGAACTGCTAAGAGGAAGATAAGGGAGGCGGGAAAGTGCCCGGCTTTCTCCTAAGGAGTGCTAACAGAGTTGCCTAGAGCATGGTAGTCTCTCAGTGTCTGTGGAAGGTTATTTGCGGGGTTGTGGCCAAGTCCTCTTCTTCCCCCAGTCTGTATTCATGCCTAGCCAATGGCAGTGCGGATGAGTTTCAGCGAGGGGATCAGCTGTTCCGAATGAGGGCTGTGAAAGACCCGCTGCAGATAGGTAAGAGTTCCGACATGCCTGGAGTAACCTCTCCTTCCATCACTGGGTGAAGATTAGGACCTTTGCGGCTGGGCAAGGtcgcacatgtctttaatcctagcactcaggaggcaaaggccagcctggtctccatagtgagttctaagacagccaaggtaacagagagaccctgtcttaaaacaaaacaaaacaaaacaaaacaaaacaaaacaaacaaacaaacaaaaataaaccccaTGTGGAGTGGATTGTGTAATTCAATATGGGTCTAGGGAGGAGAGCAGAGACTTTGGTCTTGGCCAGCTACTTCTGACCTTGCCCTTGTTTCTCCCCAGGGTTCCATCTGAGCGCCACAGTGGTACCACCGCAAATGGTCCCACCCAAGGGGGCCTACAATGTAGCTGTGATGTTTGACCGCTGCCGGGTCACTTCTTGTAGCTGTACCTGTGGGGCCGGGGCCAAATGGTGCACCCATGTCGTGGCACTCTGCCTCTTCCGCATTCACAACGTGAGGCCCTCCCAATTTATCCTGGCCCTACCCTACGCTCCATTCCTCCCTTCTCTGCTGCATGCCTGGCCACAATGTGAGCCCCTTTACCTCCCCTCTGCCCATCTCTCCCCAGCTTCAGCTCCAAAACCTTTCCTCAGATGGTTCTTTGCTCCTTCAGGCATCTGCAGTCTGCCTGCGGGCTCCAGTCTCAGAGTCCCTGTCTCGGCTACAAAGGGACCAGCTTCAAAAATTTGCTCAGTACCTTATCAGTGAGCTTCCTCAGCAGGTGGGTGAGGCTGGGACATCTTCTCACTGCTGGCTTTCAGGCTTAGCCTCAGCCTTCTTCTCAGCTTTCTTGCTTCACCCTGGACTCTTTGGATTCACCTGTGCCTTGTTCTCTGTGCCTTTGTCCTTTCACCCTCAGATTCTCCCCACAGCCCAGCGTCTTCTAGACGAgctcctttcctcccagtccaCAGCCATCAACACAGTGTGTGGGGCTCCGGGTGAGTGTGTTGAGATGGAAAGCAGGGGAGCTGCCAGCACAGGGGATCACTTCCTAATGGCTCCCTGTTGTTAGGTGAGTCTGGGTCCTTAGCAATAGATAACTGATTGCCTGTCATCCGCAGACCCTACAGCAGGGCCCTCAGCTTCAGACCAGAGCACTTGGTATTTGGATGAGTCAACACTCACTGACAACATAAAGAAGACACTACATAAGTTCTGTGGCCCCTCCCCTGTGGTCTTCAGGTAAATTGCATACTAAATCTGTGGTGAGTACATACCTTCCTTAAGCCACTGGTaacctttcttccatctcattaCTGCACTGGCACGGTACCTGCGCATGGGCATCAGTGATGGGCACGGTACCTGCGCATGGGCATCAGTGATGGGCACGGTACCTGCGCATGGGCATCAGTGATGGGCACGGTACCTGCGCATGGGCTTCAGTGATGGGCACGGTACCTGCGCATGGGCATCAGTGATGGGCACGGTACCTGCGCATGGGCATCAGTGATGGGCACGGTACCTGCGCATGGGCATCAGTGATGGGCACGGTACCTACGCATGGGCATCAGTGATGGGCACGGTACCTGCGCATGGGCTTCAgtgatgactcagtggttgaTGATGATCTTGGACAGTCAGTGATTTCCTATTTGCGTAGAGCCAgagttatttttcttcctttggctGATCATactgacacagatgcagagaaagGTGAAGAAGGATTTTGTCTTTCCCCCTCTACTCTGTATTCTGGGTCAGGATCCCCTTTAGGTCAAAGCCCTGCTGTTTTTACCTCCTTCAGTCAGCAGCCCCACCTTAGTCACCTTCTTCTCTGTTCCTTTTACAGTGATGTAAACTCTATGTATCTCTCTTCCACGgaacctcctgctgctgctgagtgGGCATGTCTGCTGCGGCCTCTGAGGGGTCGAGAGCCTGAGGGTGTCTGGAACCTGCTTAGCATTGTTCGAGAGATGTTCAAGCGAAGGGACAGCAATGCTGCCCCCTTGCTGGAAATACTCACTGACCAGTGCCTCACCTATGAACAGGTAACACCTCAGGATGGGGGAGCTTTGTGGtggttccttctttccctctctcatcttattctctttttattctgACAGGAACATAGAGGAGGGTAAGGGCTTTTTAGATTTTTCTGAGCTTTTATGTACCTTACATCTCTCTTTGCCTCCAGATAACAGGCTGGTGGTATAGTGTGCGCACCTCAGCTTCACACAGCAGTGCCAGTGGTCACACAGGCCGTAGCAATGGGCAGTCAGAGGTAGCAGCCCATGCATGTGCAAGTATGTGCGACGAGATGGTTACCCTCTGGAGGCTGGCTGTGCTGGACCCTGCCCTCAGCCCTCAGCGGTGAGTCCTCCCCAGGAGTACTGTGTTCTGACAAGGACAGCCCAGGACAGCTTGCACACTGAACAGTCTGCCTGAGTATAGGGCTTTCTCTCACCTAGGGGAATGGGAAGTGCTGAGCACTGAGGTGACTACTAGAGGTTTGTAAATCCTGTTTCTAACaggctttcttcttccccttccctaaAAAGGATTCACTTTCCAAACTCCATGACTGTTGGACTGTCTTATAGTGCTGGCTCAAAAAGAGCAGGCCCTCCTCACTGTGCCCTTGCTTATATCTTTCTTTGAGGGAGAATTCCTGCTTATCTCCTTCTTCCCACTCTCAGTGCAGACTGCTTGTCGTCCCTCTAACAGCCTCCTGCCCTTTGTTCCCACAGCCGCCGGGAACTGTGTGCACAGCTGCGTCAGTGGCAACTGAAGGTGATTGAGAATGTCAAGCGGGGCCAGCACAAGAAGACCCTAGAGAGGCTCTTCCCTGGCTTCCGGCCAGCTGTGGAGGCCTGCTACTTTAACTGGGAAGAGGCTTATCCTCTTCCTGGTGTTACCTACAGTGGCACTGACCGGAAGCTAGCCCTGTGCTGGGCCCGGGCCCTGCCTGCCAGGCCAGGAGCCTCTAGATCTGGGGGCCTGGAAGAGTCCCGGCCCCGACCTCTTCCTACTGAGCCAGCTGTGAGGCCCAAGGAACCTGGGGCCAAACGCAAAGGATTGGGTGAGGGGATCTCCTCACAGCGGGGCCCCCGCCGCCTCTCTGCCGAAGGAGGAGATAAGGCTCTGCATAAGATGGGTCCAAGTGGGGGCAAAGCCAAGGTACTGGGTGGGACTGGCAGCGGGGGCAAGAGCTCAGCAGGCAGTGGGAGCAAACGGCGGCTAAGCAGTGAAGACAGCTCCCTGGAACCAGACCTGGCAGAGATGAGCCTGGATGACAGCAGCCTGGCCCTGGGTGCAGAGGCCAGCACCTTTGGTGGATTCCCTGAGAGCCCTCCACCCTGTCCTTCCTCGGTTGGCTCCAGAGGACCTTCCACCTTCCTTCCTGAGCCCCCAGATACTTATGAGGAAGATGCTGGTGTGTACTTTTCAGAAGGACCTGAGCCTCCCACAGCCTCTGCAGACCACCCTGGTCTGCTGCCTGGGGAGGTCTGTACCCGAGATGACCTCCCTTCCACAGACGACAGTGGCAGTGGGCTACACAAAACCAAAGAAGCAGCTCCTGCAGTTGGAGAGGAGGATGACGACTACCAAGCATATTACCTGAATGCCCAGGATGGGGCTGGAGGCGAGGAGGAGAAGGCGGAGGGCGGGACTGGGGAGGAGCATGACCTGTTTGCTGGTTTGAAGCCACTGGAACAGGAGAGCCGAATGGAGGTGAGGGGCTGAAGAAGAGAGGGACTGTGGGGTGTTCTTTTCAAATGACTAAGAGGGGCCCCATGGATCTGGCCGGAAGTGTCCAGATCGTTAGCATGACTTTACATTCTGTAGGGTATCATAACCTCCTGGTCCACGGTTGCCCTCTCTAGTGGGTACTTCTCAGCTGTTGTGTCAGTGTGCTACTTCAGAGTCCTCAGTGGTCGCTTGCTGTCCTTAGAGTAAAACTGAAGGTCCCTGGTGTGGCCTGTGGGCTCCACCCTGTCTGATCTTTGCCAGCCTCTCCAGTGTTATTTGACTTTGTCTTTCCTCCTCTCTGTACTTCACTTATTCCTGGGGTTTGCCATGCTCCCTCCTGCTTACATACTTGTACAGATTGGCCTTTCTGCCTGGAACAATCTTCTCACCAGGCTTGGTTAGCTCTCAGAGACCGTAAAGTTCTGAGAGATAGGGGCACAAGATTGGTGAACTTAGAATCCCTCCCTGCCACGTGTGGTGGCAGATGCCTCTTatcacagcactctggaggctgacgTAGGAGAATCTCAAGTTAGAGGCTAGcttgagttacatagtgagaccctgcctcaaataaaacAGACCTTGTCTTCTTAGAAGTCTTtctcttgctgggcagtggtgacgcacgcctttaatcccagcacttgggaggcagaggcccagcctggtctacagagtgagttccagccagggctatacagagaaaccctgtctcgaaaaaccaaaaaaaaaaaaaaaagtctctctctTAGCTCCCCACAGCCTCTGCTGGCTTTCCTAGCCTAGTGTACCTGAGATAACCCCCACTTTCACAGATAAGCGTAGCAGTGCCCTTCTGTCCCAAGTCCCTATGAGTTATCCTATTCGTTTGCTCCCTCTTTTGGCCTTTTTCAGCAatacttgttatgccatgttgaATGATAGTGGTGTCTGTAACCAGACTGAATTCCTATGGTATGCTCAGGATCACCATGGCACCCAGTGCTTTAGGAATATTGTGCTATGTAATCAAGTATAATGTACTTCAAGCGAAGGCTTACAGTCTCGGTCCCGTATCCTGTAGGTGTTGTTTGCCTGCGCTGAGGCCCTGCATGCCCATGGCTACAGCAATGAGGCCTCCCGCCTCACTGTGGAGCTTGCCCAGGACCTGCTAGCCAACCCACCTGACCTCAAGGTAGAGCCGCCCCCTGCCAAGGTGAGAGAGAGCTCCTTCCTCTGCTTTCCGGGCCCCACTTATCCTTGCTCCTATTCCCCACCCCAAGTGAGAGCTTCCTTCTATCTCCACTGAGGTAAAACAGTCTCATTTGTCCAACTCTTTGCACTTCCCATGTAGGGCAAGAAAAACAAGGTGTCCACAAGCCGTCAGACCTGGGTGGCTACCAACACTCTGACCAAAGCAGCCTTCCTGTTGACAGTGCTTAGTGAGCGCCCTGAGCACCACAGCCTGGCCTTCCGAGTTGGCATGTTTGCGCTGGAGCTACAGCGGCCTCCTGCTTCAACCAAGgccttggaggtcagagggtcATTTGTCTTCTCCTTAATCATTTCAGAGTCTTATGCCTTGATCTCCATGGAGGTATAGGAGGTCTGAGTGCTTCCTGTACTCTCAGGTAAAATTGGCATATCAGGAATCTGAGGTAGCTGCTCTGCTCAAGAAGATCCCTCGGGGCCCCAGTGAAATGAGTACCATTCGATGCCGGGCAGAAGAACTTCGGGAGGGTACACTGTGTGACTATCGGCCTGTCTTGCCCCTCATGTTGGCCAGTTTCATCTTTGATGTTCTCTGTGCTCCAGGTATAATGCCCTACAGTAAGTGGAGAACTTGGGGGATAGgggagggtttttgttgttgttttgttttgtttttaaaggaaaactaaGTTCTAAGGTTCTATCAGAGTCATCTTTAGGACCCACCAGGCAGCTTCCTGGGTAGGTCTTGGATGATGACAGTCTTAGATTCCTTTGCAGTTTTTTCTGAGGTACTTTGGTTTGCTTGACTTAACCCAATTTCCATCTAGTGGTTTCTCTCACGGGTTCCCGGCCCCCAAGTCGAAACTGGACTAACGAGATGCCTGGAGATGAGGAGCTAGGATTTGAAGCAGCAGTTGCTGCCTTGGGTACGTGTCTTGTCTTGACCACGTTCATGAACAAAGCCTGGTCCAGGCCTTGAGCTGTGATGGGAAAGTCAAGATGACATGTGGGAAGCAACGGGCCATCGCTTATTACACAGTCAGTATCTAGAGAGGGTCTGGAACTGCTCAGCAGCTAACAGCACTTACTGCTGTTGTAAAGGATCCCAGGTTAGCTCCCAGGACCCTCAGGATAGCTAACTATAAGTAATCCCAATTTCCAAGGGATGCAGTGACCTCTTCTGCCTTCCATGGGCACATTaagcacatggtacacacatgcatgtaagcgaaacacatacatacataaaaataactaaaacttaaatgtgtgtatgtgttacatGTGGTGGGTGTTTTAAAGGACAGCAAATCAAAAATCTAAAGGAAGGCCTCAGGGAGGTTACCGATTATGTAATGTTGACTAAAAGATCGGGAAGCTATAGAGAGGAAATTGTCAGGCACACACTCAGTTCTAAGACCAGATATGATAgttatgcctataatcccagtacttgggaagtggaggcagtaGGATCAGTAGTTCATTTTCAtacttggctacatagcaagtttgaggccagcctgtgctacatgagatcttgcctcaaaaacatcatcatcaacaacaacaaaagcaagcaaTCAAACAAGACATTAGATGAGCCTGGTGTgtaagacacacctttaattccagtggaATAGAACAACAGGTTGCAAAGGTCTTGAAAGGGTTGGATGTAGGCAGTGGGGACTTTTTCTCATGAACTGGTAGCTGGCCCTGGCTTGTGTGTTTTTGGTGTCGTTGGAGCTATAAACACTAATCCCCAAGAGGCCTTCCTCACAGGCATGAAGACAACAGTGAGTGAGGCAGAACATCCCCTCCTATGTGAAGGCACACGTCGGGAGAAGGGTGACCTGGCCTTAGCACTCATGATCACCTACAAGGATGACCAGGCCAAGCTCAAGAAGGTAAGGGACTGAGATACTGGGGTTTTGCCAGGCAGCGAGTGAGCAAAATGTTACAATCTTTCTCACAAGTTTCCAGTACAATGACCAAAGTACTGGTCTGTGTGTAGGAGGTAAGTAGGGAATTTTGGAGACTTCTCATAAAGAACAAGAGACCAATGGTTCTTATAGGTGTGCTTGGGCatgaggtggaagaagagaagcagagagcaTAAAGTCAATGAGTCATTTATTTCAATGTGTATTGACTATCAGTGTGTTCAGTCCTCAGGTAAGTGTTACGGAAGATTCCAAGACATGGAAGCTGGGAGGTTATCCTGTAGTTACAGCTGGGGAAGACTTTCTGAGGAGGTAGCATTAGGCTGcttcaagaagaaaggaagataacAAAATTCAGGAAATAAAGGACGTCATGTTACTGCTTGTCTCTTCTCCAGATCCTAGACAAACTCTTGGACCGAGAAAGCCAGACACATAAGCCACAGACCCTGAGTTCTTTCTACTCATCCAGCCGGCCGGCCACAGCCAACCAGAGATCTCCTTCAAAGCACGGGGCCCCATCTGCTCCCGGGGCCCTGCAGCCACTGACTTCAAGCTCTGCAGGGCCTGCTCAGCCAGGGAATGTGGCAGGGGCTGGGCCAGGTCCCACTgagggcttcacagagaagaaTGTACCCGGTGAGGTGGGGGAACTGGGTAGGGCGGGTAGGTGGTCCAGTCAGGTTGTGCCCTTTCCTGGGCTCACCCCAGTGTTCTATCTTCTCCTTCAGAAAGTTCCCCACATTCCCCCTGTGAAGGTCTCCCACCTGAGGCAGCTTTGACTCCACGGCCGGAGGGGAAGGTTCCTAGCCGCCTAGCACTTGGCAGTCGTGGAGGTTATAATGGTCGAGGTTGGGGCTCTCCAGGGCGGcccaaaaagaaacacacaggtaCAACAGTCTATGGGAAGGCATGGAGGGAATGCTAGTCCTGGAGGCTGGAGACTGACTTCATTTTGGGGGTACTAGGCATGGCCAGCATTGACAGCAGTGCCCCTGAAACCACATCGGACAGCTCTCCTACCTTAAGCCGACGGCCACTTCGAGGGGGCTGGGCCCCTACTTCTTGGGGTCGAGGACAAGACAGTGACAGCATTAGCAGCTCTTCCTCAGACTCTCTGGGCTCTTCATCCTCCAGTGGAAGCCGCCGGGCTAGTGCCAGTGGAGGGGCCCGGGCAAAGACAGTTGACGTTGGCAGGTCAGTACGGAGAAAGACCCGTCCTTACAACCATATTCCTAGTGTGACCCAACTGTTGTCCCCCAACAGCCTTACTTACCCTGGTCCCACCTAACCTAGTTGGACTCCATTCTGAAGGGACTCCAACCCTGTCCATACCCCATTGCTCCGTCAGGTGTTACAAAGGCCGCCGCCCTGAGAGTCATGCCCCCCACGTACCCAATCAGCCGTCAGAGGCAGCTGCACACTTCTACTTCGAATTGGCGAAGACAGTTCTGATCAAGGCAGGGGGCAACAGCAGCACCTCCATTTTCACACATCCATCTTCCTCAGGAGGCCACCAGGGTCCTCACCGCAACCTGCACCTTTGCGCCTTTGAGATTGGGCTTTATGCCCTAGGCCTGCATAACTTTGTTTCTCCTAACTGGCTCTCTCGTACCTATTCTTCCCATGTATCCTGGATTACAGGTAAATCCAATGTCATGATTTGCATACAGGATGGAGGTGACTAGGAAGGCTGTGTCTTGGTGACATTGCTGATCTGATGAAAGATCTCATCCCCAGACCTCCAGAGGTGCCCACTGTGCTCCTTGTTCTTCTCTCTGAAGGGCAGGCCATGGAGATTGGCAGTGCAGCCTTGACTATACTGGTAGAATGCTGGGATGGGCACCTGACACCCCCTGAGGTTGCATCGCTGGCCGACAGAGCGTCACGGGCACGAGACTCCAACATGGTGAGGGCAGCGGCAGAGCTGGCTCTAAGCTGCCTGCCTCATGCCCACGCACTGAACCCCAATGAGATTCAGCGGGCCTTGGTGCAGTGCAAGGAACAGGTACTTCCAGATTTCAGCCCTCCGGGCATGGGGGAACATCACCGAACATTTTTCCTctaaaaatgtgtttgtgtgtgtgtacgtgtgtgtacatgaTGGAGTGGGGGTATGTGCCACATTGtatgcggaggtcagaggacagcttgttcAAGTTTGTTCTCTCCTTATACCATGTGGatcctaggaatcaaactcaagttgtcagacttggcagcctgccctccctcctcctctccctcgcTCTCTTCCAAGAGGTCTAAGTTTCTATGCGGAGCTTGAACTTACAATTCGGCTTCAGCTTTCTGAGTAGCTGGGACATCTATTATTTGCGGGTTAGGGACCTTCCCTTGATTCCGTCAGATGCAGGAGTTTATGAAGAATCTAATTTTTTCTCTCATTGTAACATTTCACATATTGCAGGTTGAGTATCTGTTAGGTTCAAGATTAGAAGTGTTTTGGATTTTAGGTTTTCAGAGTATTTTCTTAAACCTGAGTGATCTTGGGGATGGGACCCAAAACTaggtttgaaatttttatttcatatgttaaTTACGTACACATCCTAGAGATAATCTTGTGTCTCTTGGCCTCTTTctcgtgtatgtatgtatgtatgtatgcatgcataggAATTGGATCCAGGGCCTCATGCAGACCAGGCAACCAACTGACTTAGTCTCCAGCCTTGTTTGTGCACGAAGGCATATTTCATGGTATTTTCCTCTTGAGGTATCAATGAGCCTTGCCATTCAAaaagtttctgattttagtgtttTCCATTTTCAAATTAGGAATACATACTATGTGTTGtattctattgtgtgtgtgtgtgtgtgtgtgtgtgtgtgtgtgtgtgtgtgtatgcatgcatgcgttCTGCTATAATCCTAAAGCTAGGATCAATTCCATCACAACACACAAGCAAATAGAAGGCTGACTACTCAGGGCTCAGGCTGATTCCTGAGTATGATGAGCTTTGGGTGTGCACGAGGGAACAATTATTTGTTTGGTGCCTGTGTGAAGTTCTCACTGCTGTTAGTCAGTGAGTCAGTCAGTGCTTTGCCCTCTGATGCCCCTCAACCAGTCCTCCTTCCTGGGTAGGGCCTCTCCCCCTAATGCTTTGCTCCTTTCCAGGATAACCTGATGTTGGAGAAGGCCTGCATGGCCGTGGAAGAGGCAGCCAAGGGTGGGGGCGTATACCCTGAAGTGCTGTTTGAGGTTGCTCATCAGTGGTTCTGGCTTTATGAGGAGACAGCAGGCGGCTCGTCCACAGCTCGTGAAGGGGCTACAAGCTGTAGTGGCAGTGGGATGAGGGCCGCTGGGGAGGCTGGGCGGGGACTCCCTGAGGGTAGGGGTGCCCCAGGGACTGAACCTGTTACAGTGGCTGCGGCAGCAGTGACAGCAGCAGCCACAGTGGTTCCGGTCATCTCAGTGGGGTCCAGTTTATATCCAGGTCCAGGACTGGGGCATGGCCACTCCCCTGGCCTGCACCCCTACActgctctccagccccacttgccCTGCAGCCCTCAGTACCTCACCCACCCAGCTCACCCTGCCCACCCTATGCCTCATATGCCCCGGCCTGCCGTCTTCCCTGTGCCCAGCTCTGCATACCCACAGGTGAGTCTGGTGTTTCACAGATGGTGTGAGGCATGTGGAGAACACTAGTTCATAGGGTTGCAGTACTTTGGGTGTGTACTAGGGCTGTCCAGGAGCCCTGGTAAGGTGGTGGGAAATGGGAGACCAAGGCAACTAAGTAAGAAATGTAAGAATGCCTGTTTGTTACCTAACCAGGCTTAGTATCTGCTCTCCTTTTGCCATCTACTATAGGGTGTGCATCCTGCATTCCTGGGGGCGCAATACCCTTACTCAGTGACTCCTCCCTCGCTTGCTGCCACAGCTGTATCTTTCCCTGTCCCTTCCATGGCTCCCATCACAGTCCATCCTTACCACACAGAACCAGGGCTCCCACTGCCCACCAGTGTGGCCTGTGAGTTTCGGGGACAGGGAGCAGGTGAATGGAGGGGAGGTGCGCTGaacatgggagggagggagggcatctCCTGCACCTCTTCTCTCACATGGCTTTCCATCTCCCCTCAGTGAGCAGTGTCCATCCAGCATCTACGTTTCCAGCCATCCAGGGTGCCTCACTGCCTGCTCTGACCACACAGCCCAGCCCTCTGGTAAGCGGGGGTTTTCCACCACCCGAAGAGGAGACACACAGTCAACCGGTCAATCCACATAGCCTGCACCATCTGCATGCTGCTTACCGTGTTGGTAAGAAGTCCCTTTCTGTACTCCTACCTACAGCTGAGTGAAGTGAGGGGCTCTTCATTTGTTTACTGTGGGTCAGGTACCAGGATGGGGGAGAAGGTGAAGGGTATATATCCGATTGTGTGCCCATCTGTGTTTCCTAGGGATGCTGGCACTGGAGATGCTAGGTCGCCGGGCACACAACGATCACCCCAACAACTTTTCCCGCTCCCCCCCTTACACTGATGATGTCAAATGGTTGCTGGGGCTGGCAGCAAAGCTGGGTAACACCTCCCCTCCTCAGGACCATTGTCCCCctgtttcccttcccttcctatcCCAGACCTCCTTCCTAGCTCTTACTCAGAGTTGAGGCCT comes from the Mus musculus strain C57BL/6J chromosome 14, GRCm38.p6 C57BL/6J genome and includes:
- the Zswim8 gene encoding zinc finger SWIM domain-containing protein 8 isoform X4; translated protein: MELMFAEWEDGERFSFEDSDRFEEDSLCSFISEAESLCQNWRGWRKQSAGPNSPTGGGGGGGSGGTRTRDGLVIPLVELSAKQVAFHIPFEVVEKVYPPVPEQLQLRIAFWSFPENEEDIRLYSCLANGSADEFQRGDQLFRMRAVKDPLQIGFHLSATVVPPQMVPPKGAYNVAVMFDRCRVTSCSCTCGAGAKWCTHVVALCLFRIHNASAVCLRAPVSESLSRLQRDQLQKFAQYLISELPQQILPTAQRLLDELLSSQSTAINTVCGAPDPTAGPSASDQSTWYLDESTLTDNIKKTLHKFCGPSPVVFSDVNSMYLSSTEPPAAAEWACLLRPLRGREPEGVWNLLSIVREMFKRRDSNAAPLLEILTDQCLTYEQITGWWYSVRTSASHSSASGHTGRSNGQSEVAAHACASMCDEMVTLWRLAVLDPALSPQRRRELCAQLRQWQLKVIENVKRGQHKKTLERLFPGFRPAVEACYFNWEEAYPLPGVTYSGTDRKLALCWARALPARPGASRSGGLEESRPRPLPTEPAVRPKEPGAKRKGLGEGISSQRGPRRLSAEGGDKALHKMGPSGGKAKVLGGTGSGGKSSAGSGSKRRLSSEDSSLEPDLAEMSLDDSSLALGAEASTFGGFPESPPPCPSSVGSRGPSTFLPEPPDTYEEDADDSGSGLHKTKEAAPAVGEEDDDYQAYYLNAQDGAGGEEEKAEGGTGEEHDLFAGLKPLEQESRMEVLFACAEALHAHGYSNEASRLTVELAQDLLANPPDLKVEPPPAKGKKNKVSTSRQTWVATNTLTKAAFLLTVLSERPEHHSLAFRVGMFALELQRPPASTKALEVKLAYQESEVAALLKKIPRGPSEMSTIRCRAEELREGTLCDYRPVLPLMLASFIFDVLCAPVVSLTGSRPPSRNWTNEMPGDEELGFEAAVAALGMKTTVSEAEHPLLCEGTRREKGDLALALMITYKDDQAKLKKILDKLLDRESQTHKPQTLSSFYSSSRPATANQRSPSKHGAPSAPGALQPLTSSSAGPAQPGNVAGAGPGPTEGFTEKNVPESSPHSPCEGLPPEAALTPRPEGKVPSRLALGSRGGYNGRGWGSPGRPKKKHTGMASIDSSAPETTSDSSPTLSRRPLRGGWAPTSWGRGQDSDSISSSSSDSLGSSSSSGSRRASASGGARAKTVDVGRCYKGRRPESHAPHVPNQPSEAAAHFYFELAKTVLIKAGGNSSTSIFTHPSSSGGHQGPHRNLHLCAFEIGLYALGLHNFVSPNWLSRTYSSHVSWITGQAMEIGSAALTILVECWDGHLTPPEVASLADRASRARDSNMVRAAAELALSCLPHAHALNPNEIQRALVQCKEQDNLMLEKACMAVEEAAKGGGVYPEVLFEVAHQWFWLYEETAGGSSTAREGATSCSGSGMRAAGEAGRGLPEGRGAPGTEPVTVAAAAVTAAATVVPVISVGSSLYPGPGLGHGHSPGLHPYTALQPHLPCSPQYLTHPAHPAHPMPHMPRPAVFPVPSSAYPQGVHPAFLGAQYPYSVTPPSLAATAVSFPVPSMAPITVHPYHTEPGLPLPTSVACEFRGQGAVSSVHPASTFPAIQGASLPALTTQPSPLVSGGFPPPEEETHSQPVNPHSLHHLHAAYRVGMLALEMLGRRAHNDHPNNFSRSPPYTDDVKWLLGLAAKLGDRHGDAAAAEPHSCPQPPSSPGLPPTGAALSAGIHAVHPSPLNSPDSCRLRRLCECNPQRSQRLLPDTHGHDAVQRHPTEPQTQQTDQGVVAAGLSGDNHLLPLSLVPGGPYLGTQACGYGEPSHRGSGDSWLDRSSPLNSLVAQTGSCSWAVAWGQDVSDLRSLGLGETALSGRGRWVASGIYLAFINI